A region of Chelonoidis abingdonii isolate Lonesome George chromosome 8, CheloAbing_2.0, whole genome shotgun sequence DNA encodes the following proteins:
- the TMLHE gene encoding trimethyllysine dioxygenase, mitochondrial isoform X2: MVRRLLSWAGPRGRGGWSPRREGPSVLRGCLAELRYAETLMRFDYVWLRDHCRSASCYNTKTNQRSLDTASVDLCIKPKTVRVDETTLFLTWPDGHVTRYGLEWLVKNSYEGQKQQVMHPRILWNAEIYQQAQVPSVDCQNFLETKEGLKEFLQNFLLYGIAFVENVPPTKEDTEILAERISLIRETIYGRMWYFTSDFSRGDTAYTKLALDRHTDTTYFQEPCGIQVFHCLKHEGTGGRTLLVDGFYAAEQVLQRAPEEFELLTKVPLKHEYIENVMGCHNHMIGVGPVLNIYPWNNELYLLRYNNYDRAVINTVPYDVVHRWYAAHRTLTTELRRPENELWVKLKPGKALFVDNWRILHGRESFTGYRQLCGCYLTRDDMLNTARFLGLQA, translated from the exons AGCTCAGGTATGCAGAGACCCTGATGCGTTTTGATTACGTGTGGCTGCGTGATCACTGCCGCTCAGCATCCTGCTACAACACCAAGACCAACCAGCGCAGCCTAGATACAGCTAGTGTGGATCTGTGCATCAAACCAAAGACTGTCCGAGTGGATGAGACCACGCTCTTTCTAACAT GGCCAGATGGTCATGTGACCAGGTATGGGTTAGAGTGGCTGGTGAAGAACAGCTATGAGGGTCAGAAGCAGCAGGTCATGCATCCTCGAATTCTCTGGAATGCTGAGATCTATCAGCAAGCCCAGGTACCCTCCGTGGACTGCCAGAACTTCCTGGAGACAAAAGAGGGGCTGAAAGAATTCCTACAAAACTTCCTGCTGTATGGCATTGCTTTTGTAGAAAACGTCCCCCCAACCAAAGAGGACACGGAAATCTTAGCAGAGAGGATCAGCTTGATCAG GGAGACCATCTATGGTAGAATGTGGTATTTCACCTCTGACTTCTCCCGGGGAGACACAGCATACACAAAACTGGCTCTGGATCGTCACACTGACACCACCTATTTCCAGGAGCCCTGTGG TATCCAGGTGTTCCACTGCCTCAAGCACGAAGGGACAGGTGGCAGGACGCTGCTGGTGGATGGCTTCTACGCAGCAGAGCAGGTTCTCCAGCGAGCTCCTGAAGAATTTGAGCTCCTCACCAAGGTGCCGCTGAAACATGAGTACATTGAGAATGTTATGGGCTGTCACAACCACATGATTGGGGTTGGGCCAGTTTTGAATATCTACCCCTGGAACAATGAACTCTATTTGCTCAG GTACAATAACTACGACCGAGCAGTCATCAACACAGTACCTTATGATGTTGTGCATCGCTGGTATGCTGCGCATCGCACACTCACCACAGAGCTACGGAGACCAGAAAATGAACTCTGGGTCAAACTGAAGCCAGGCAAG GCGCTGTTTGTGGATAACTGGCGCATCCTGCATGGGCGGGAATCATTCACGGGATACCGCCAGCTCTGTGGGTGCTACCTGACGAGAGATGACATGCTAAATACTGCACGCTTCCTGGGGCTGCAAGCTTAA